The Paenibacillus sp. region CGACGGGATCCCATTCATAGCGGAAGCCGAATATTTGAATCGCTTCGCGCAGCGGCACCCATTCCCGGCCGTTCTCGTCCCGCTCGAGCGTAACGGAAACCGCATCCCCCGCCCGATCGCCTTGCATGCGAACCGTCTGCGTAACGGGCTGGCCTTCACCCGCTCCCGCGCAGCCGGCAAGCGACAGAGCGCAGACGACGGCCAGCGCGATCGGCTTCGCTCGCAGCATGGTTACCTTCATTCGGTCTCCTCCTTTATTTTCGCGAACGTAAATACGACCTGCTCGTCCGAGGCCTCGACGGCGTAACGGGCGCGATAAAACTCGACCTCCCGCCCGATCGCCCGCGCGTACGACCCATCGGCCTCGATGCCGAGCTGCTGGAACAGCGCATCGACTTCGTTCGGAGCGACGTCTGTATTCGTGACGGACACCGCCAGCGCCCAGTACGTAAACAGTCCGAACGGATCTTGTTTCGGCGCGGTCAACGCGAACGACGTCACGTCCCCCGCGGCGTCGGCCGTTCCGTCGATGCGGAAGCCTCGTCCGGAATCATAGGAGAACGTGCCGGCTTCCTCGTTCGTGACGAAACGGGACGACTCGAGCTTCGCGTTCGTCATCATCGCTTCGTCCGCCAGCGCGTTCCATTTGGCCGCAAACTCGACGACGGGGACGAAATACGCGTCCCTCCACGGCGCTTCGGCCGCGGTCGACTGCGCTTGCATCATCCCTACGCCGGCCGGCCGCGGCGCCGCGGCGGCGTTTTCGCGGCTTGCCACCCCATCCTCTGCGCCCGTTCCGCCGCCGCAAGCCGCCAGCAGCAGCAGCGGGACCAACCATCCTATCCGAAAGATGCGCATGCGTCTCATCCTTTTCACGTATTCGCGGCGCGGGCGCCGTTCCAAGCTTCGATTCGTTCCCGCAGCCGGTTCATGAGCACCGACATCTCCGCGCGAGTCGACTTGCGGCCGACGCCGAACACGCCTTGCTCGACGCCGTTGATGATGTCGTATTGGCGCATCGCCCGGACGGCGTCGTAATAATACGCCCCGGGAGCGACGTCGGCGAACGCGGCCGCCGCCGCTTCGGACTCCGCGTCCGGCGCGAGCTCGAAAATGCGCGCCAGCATCGCCGCCAGCTGTTCCCGCGTGATCGGAGCGTCCGGCGCGAATCGGCCGGGGGCCACGCCTTCCAGGAAGCCGTACTCTCGCGCGAGCTCGATCTCCTTCTTCGCCCAATGCCGAGCGGGTACATCCGCGAACGCCTTGCTCGACGGCGTTTCCTCCTGCAGCCCGAGCGCCCGGACGAGGATCACGGCCGCCTGCGCGCGGGTCAGCGAGCCTTGCGGAGCGAATTTCGTCGCGCCGACGCCCTGCATCCAGCCTTTTTCGGTCATCGCGAGAATTTCGCTTTCGGCCCAAAACCCCCGACCGACGTCCGTAAAGTACGTCCCGTTGACCCACAGCGCGTAATAATCCCAGACGTCTTTCGTTTCTTGGTTCAGGCTCCACGATCCGGATCCTTTGATGCCGTGCTCGGAGACGAGCCGCAGCTTCGCTTTGAGGGACCGCTCGTTTTCGAACCAGATCGTGTACGTGCCCGCCGTCAGCTTCGTCTCCCCGACGTACTCGACCGCTCCCGCGGGGATGCGGATCACCGCGCGGGGCGATTGCGACGCCTCGTCGTACGTCACTTGGCCTTTGTATTTTTCAAGCAAAGGCGGCACGCGCACATTCGAGATGCCCAGTCCGCGGATCACGCGTCCCTCCGAATTCGCGGCGCTGTCCGTTTTCCATATTCTCCCGTAAAAATTGAGGCCGACGACGATTTTGCTTTTGGGAATGCCCTGCTTCAGCGCATAGCGGATCGACCGATCGACGAATCCGAGGCTGGCGACCGGTCCCGGCTCGCTGCCCTCCCACGATTCGTCGTACGCCATGATCATCAAGTAGTCGGCATTCGGCGCCAGCGCGGCATAATCGTAAAATCCGTGCCAGCCCGTCTTCCAGCCGTTCGGATTGGCCGCCACGGCGACGGACAATTCCGCGCCTTCGGGCAGCGCTCGCCGAAGCAGTCTGATGAAATCGGTAAACTCGTCCCGATAATCGCTCGAGACGCCTTCGATATCGACGTTGACGCCGTCGAGACCGTATTTGCGGACCGCCTCCGCGATTTGCCCGGCGAGCTTCTCGCGGTTCGCCATCGCCGCGATGCCCGGCTGCTTCTGCCAATGATTGCTGAGGAACGGGACGACCTTCATGCCCTTCGCGTGCATTTGATCGATGAACGAGGAGCTGAGCTTCCAAGTTACGTCAAGCAGTCCGTCTTCCTTGATGTCGAAATAGTTCGGGGATACCGCAGACAGCGTTTTGCCGGTCCGCTCCACCTGGCGCGCGTACGTGGACGGCGAACCGAAATAGATGTACGACATGTTGTACGTGTGATCCGCCGCCGCTCGCGGCGCTTGTCCCGTTATGCCCGGCAGCGCCAGCAGACACGCCAGCGCCGCCGCGATCGCGCGTTTTCTCATCCTCCGCATGCCTCCGACTCTTTCGGAATTGCCCTGCAAACTCATCTAAATTATGTACGTCCGCGGTCAAACTATGCGGGAGCGGAACGTTTTACCGGCGCTGCTCGAAACGAAAAGCCGCCGCGAAACGTTCGCGGCGGCCTACAGCCATTCGGTGACGAAATGAATGACCAGCGGACCCATCAAGATGATGAAGAGCACGGGAAAAATAAACAGAATCATCGGGAACAGCATTTTCACGGGCGCCTTCATCGCGGTTTCCCTCGCTCGCTGCCGCTGATGCTCCCGCATGCTTTTCGTTTGCGCCCGCAGCACCTTGGACATGCCGATGCCCATCTGGTCGGCTTGGATGAGCGCGTTCATGAGCATGCGCAGCATCTCCGACGGCACTCGATCGCGCACCGCCCCGAACGCCTCTCGGCGCGACTTGCCGAGCTGCATTTCCTCCATCGTGCGCGCCATTTCGTCGGGCAGCGGCCCCTTCATCTGCCGGCATACCTTGAGAATGGCCGCGTCCAGCCCGAGCCCGGCTTCGACGGAGACGTTGACCAGGTCGAAGAAATCGGGCATCGACTTGTCGATGTCGGCGGCGCGCCGCTTTTTCTTCGCCTTCAAATAAAACATCGGGTACGCGCCGCCGTACGCCCCGGCGGCCGCCGCGAACAGGGCTGCGGCGGCCGGGGAGTTGCCGAGCGACAAGCACAGCAGTCCGACCGCCGCCGCGAAGCCGACGGCGCAGCCGGCCTGCAGCAGTCTGACGTCGGCCGCTCGCAGCTGGAACGGTCGTCCCGCTTCCTGCAATTTACGCTCCAAAGCGCGAACGGCTTTCGGAGACATCCGCCGCGCCACCGCCTGCCGAAGCGACGCATAAAGCGGCGCGAGCGGCGCGAACGGCTGGTTTCTGCCCGGCGGCTTGGCGGCGTCCGCTTGCTTCGATCCGGCCAGCAATAGGCCGACCCTTCGCCGCATGACGCGCTGCCCCTCCAATCGCTTTAATAGTACGGCGGAAGCGCCCAGCGTCAAACAGCAGGCGGTCGCGAGATAAAACAGCAGCGTAATCAAGGAGGTCACACCTCGATTTTCACGATTTTACGTATGAACAACCAACCGAGCAGCGTCATCGCCGCGGCGATGCCGAGCATAAACCAGCCGAGCGGGTGAGACAGCATCGGCTCGAAATACGACGGATTGATCAACTGCAGCAAAAAGAAGAGCCCGATGGGGAGAAACGTAATAATGATCGACGACAGTTTCCCTTGCGACGTCAGCGTATTGATCTCTTCCTTCATCCGCGCCCGCTCTTCGATCGTTTCTTGAATCGTGTCCAAAATTTGGGCGAGATTGCCCCCGGTGCCGTGCTGGACGAGCAAGGCCGTCACGAGGATGCCGAGGTTCGGATCGGTGACCCGGTCGGTCATCCGGCGGAGCGCCTCCTCGAACGATACGCCGAACTGAATCTCTTGAATCGTCTTCGTAAATTCGGCGCCGAGCGGATCGGACATTTCCTTGCCGCTCAGCTGCATCGCCTGCATGAAGCTGAACCCGGCGCGGATCGACGTCGTCATGATACCGATGGCGACCGGCAGCTGCTCGCCGAACCGGTCCATGCGGCGCGCGGCTTTCCGGCGCACGTACCAGAGCGGCGCCAGGAAACCGGCCGCGCCGTACAGCGGAGCGAAGGCGGCCGGCGCTCCGAACGGCGCCGTACCGAGCATCGCCGCGGCGGCGGCCGCGAACAGCCGCAGCGCGAACAGCTCCTCCGGCCGGAGCGTCAAGCCTGCCTGCTGAAGGAGCTTCTCGTGCTTCCTCGCCGCGGGCAGCCGCCGTAGCGGCGCCCCTGCGGCGGCAAGCCAGCGGCGCGTCGGGGAGAGTGCCGGCTTCGGCTTCGCCGGCCGCCCGCCTTGGGCCGCCGGCTTCACGATCCCTTCCGCCATCAGCGTCTGAACGCGCCCAGCGAGCGCGCTGCGGCGGGTCGACTTCTTCATAACGGAATAGGCAGCCACCGTGCAGCTGGCGAACAGCGCGGCGAACAGCGGCACGTTGACGGCGCGCGGCGCCGCGCTGCGGACGTAGACGATGCCGGCCGCCGCGTCCCATTCGACGGTTTCCGTACGGCGAATGCTTGCGACGTCGCGAATGTGCACGTACGCTCTGCCATTCGTCCATACCGTGGGCATTTCGACGCCGTTCATGACCGCGTTGCCGGTGTTCGCTCGCACCTCGTACGTGCCTCCGAACTGTTCCACATACGCCGCCGCGTCAACATAGACCTTGCCTTGCCGAACGTCGAAGGAAGCCGATTCGACCGGCTGACCGTCGACGATGACGATGACGTCGCGCTCGCCTTCCGGCGCGGCGGCGGCCGGCTGTGCATGCGACGGCATCCAGCTGGCGAAGGCGGCGATCAGCAGCGCAAGCAGCAGCCGGTTCATCAATCAGCCCTCCCAGAACCATTCCGGCGGAATCGCGATGCCGTACCGGTCGAGCTTCTCAAGGCATTGCGGCCGAATGCCCGTCGGCGCGAAGTCGCCAATAATCGTTCCATCCGGCTTCGCGCCGGTTTGGCGGAACACGAAAATGTCCTGCAGCACGATCGTGTCGCCTTCCATGCCGAGCACTTCGGTAATGTGCGTAATTTTCCGGCTGCCGTCCTTCATGCGCGTCTGCTGCACGATCAGGTCGATCGCGCCCGCGATTTGCTCGCGGATGGCGCGCACCGGCAGCTCCATGCCGGACATCAGCACCATCGTTTCGAGGCGGGCGAGCATGTCGCGTGGCGAATTCGCATGGCCTGTCGCCAGCGAACCGTCGTGGCCCGTATTCATCGCCTGAAGCATGTCGAGCGCCTCCGCGCTGCGCACCTCCCCGATAATAATTCGTTCGGGGCGCATCCGCAGCGAGTTGCGGACGAGGTCGCGGATCGTGACCGCGCCCTTGCCTTCCACGTTCGGGGGCCGGGTTTCCAGCGACACGACATGCTCCTGATGCAGTTTCAGCTCCGCCGCGTCTTCGATCGTAATGATCCGTTCGTCCGACGGGATGAACGAAGACAGCACGTTGAGCAGCGTCGTTTTGCCGGAGCCGGTGCCGCCGCTGATGAACAAGTTGAGCCTAGCGACGATGCAGCCTTCCAGAAACTTTGCCATATTCGGGCTCAATGTGCCGTAACGAACCAGGTCGCCGATTTCCAGCCGCTTCGTAGGAAATTTCCGGATCGTCAGCGTCGGACCGTTGAGCGCGAGCGGCGGAATGACCGCATTGACGCGGGACCCGTCGGGCAGCCGCGCATCGACCATCGGCGCGCTTTCGTCGATGCGGCGGCCGAGCGGGGCCACGATTTTTTCGATGACCTGCAGCACGTGGCGGTCGTCGCGGAACGCTTGCCTTGTACGCACGAGCTTCCCGCCTTTTTCCACGAAAATTTGGTTCGGCCCGTTGACCATAATTTCGGAGACTTCCGGATCTTTAATGAAGATGGTGATCGGGCCGTATCCCGTCACCTCGTCCACGGTTTCCTCGATCAAATGCTGCTCCTCGGCGGCGCCGAGCCGCTCCGTTTCGGCCGAGAAGAACGTCTCCGACAGCTCCTTCACCTTCCTGCGAACGGTGCGCGGGTCGTTCAGCTCGTCGGAGCGAAGCTCCTGCAGCAAATACGTTTGCAGCTTCGCTTTGAGCTCGTTTTTCAGCAGTTCGACCGCGCTGGGCGGCGGTGCCGTAGACGGTTGTCCGTCCCCTTGCTGCTTTTGAATTCGCTCGAGCAGCGACATCGATTATCCCCCCTTTTTGAGCGATGCCGCTTTTTTGCCTTTCTTGAAGCGGCTGAAGAAATGCCGCCAACCGACGGGCTGCGTCTCCTCTGCGCCGTTCGCGGGCAGCAGCGCATCGGCGATCGCGAGCACGTTTTTCGAAACCGGAGCGGACGGAGCCGAAAAAATGAAGGGCACCCCTTCGTTGTGAGACGGCGCGACGCTCTTGTAATCGTTCACGACGCGCGCGAAGACGGGAGTCCCCAAAATTTGCTCAATCGTTTTCGGATCGAGCCCTTCCGCGCCGCCCTCCCGGTTCAAAATGATTTTGACCCGCTCCTTCAGCTCGAGCGCCTGCAGCGTCTCGGTGCCCGTGCGCACGTTTTTCAGCGTCGGCAGCTCCGCCGTCGTGACGAGCAGAATGTCGTCCGACTGCTCCAACGCTTGCAGCGACGTTTCGACGAAGGACGGAGGCGTGTCGATCAGGATGACGTCGAACCGCGTTCTCATTTCTTGAAGCAGCCGCTCCACGTGCTTACCCGTGATCAGATCTGCCAGCTCCGGCTTGGACGGGGCCGACATGACCGAAATGCCGCTCTGGTGGACGTTGACGTAATTGGCGGCTATCGCTCGGTCCGACGCCGTCGACTCCTTCACCCAGTCGTAAATCGTAAATCGGGGCTTGATATCGAGCAAAATCGAGACGTCCCCGAACTGCAAATCCAAGTCGACGATGAGCACCTTCCGCTTCATCCGGTTGAATGCGGCCGCCAAATTGACGGTCATCGTCGTTTTGCCGACGCCGCCTTTTGTACTGCAAACCGTAACGATTTTGGCCCCCTTCGCGTCGAGCCTTCCGTCGCGCGCGACGCGCTTCTTCAGCTCAGCCAGACGGTTTAGGCGCAGCATCAATTGCTCCATCCCCGCAGCGTCGTCCGGGTCGGTCAGCACGTCGGCGGCGCCGGCTTCGATCGCGAGCTTATAATCGATCCGCTCCGGCTCCGCGGCGATCACCGCGAACAGCAGCGGGTCCCCCTCCGTCAAGCTGCGGGTGAGCTCATACGCGTCCCATTCCGGGTCCTTCTGCACGACGAGCACCGCGGGCGTCTCGCCTGCCAGCATCGCCGGCAGCTGCAGCGGGTCGTCGGTCCACAGCGCCGGTTCGGGCAGCCTTCGATCCAGCGCCGCCCGCCAATCGTCCCTTTTCGACAATCCGAACCATTTCACTTGCGTCCCTCCTTCCGGTTCCGGGCTTCCTCACTTACGGCGTCCCGCGCAGCATCGCGGCGATCGAACCCTGCCGCAGCGCTTGCGCCAGCCGCACGCCTTGCTCGGGCGACACTTCTACAGTCAGAATCGAGTACGTTCCGGGCTCGTCTCCCGCCTCCGTCCGTTGATCTACGGCGAGCACTCTCGCGTTCGTTAGCAGCAAGCTGCCGGATTGCGCGCCGTCGGCTCCGGGCGCGACAGCGACGAGGTCGACGTAATCGCCGGGTCGGATGAAGCCGTTCACCCCTTGGGACGGGTCCACGGGGAAACTGACGGCGCGCATCCCTTCCGCGATCGGAAGCAATTTCGGCGCCTCCGCCGCGGGCGGTTGTTGGGCGTCGTCCCCGGCCGGCTCCTCGGCGGCAATCGGCGGCGACGTCGTTTCGGGAACGAGAAGCTGGTACAGCAGCAAAGCCGCCGCCAAGCCGAACAATGCGGACCACAACCATATCCGTCTCGGGTTCATCCCGTCGCCTCCCCTCCTACCTGATTAACCTCGTGCCGAATGTTCCGTAGTTCGGCGCATCGTCCCCGATTTCGCCGGAGGCTGTCCGACGAATGAAGCGGCCTACCACTTCCGCGCCGGCGCTCGTCGACGATACGCTCTCGATGAAGAATGTCGCGAAGCCGGTCACGACGACTTGTTTTACCTGATTTTGATCTACGGTGACCGCTCGAACCAT contains the following coding sequences:
- a CDS encoding glycosyl hydrolase family 18 protein, translating into MRKRAIAAALACLLALPGITGQAPRAAADHTYNMSYIYFGSPSTYARQVERTGKTLSAVSPNYFDIKEDGLLDVTWKLSSSFIDQMHAKGMKVVPFLSNHWQKQPGIAAMANREKLAGQIAEAVRKYGLDGVNVDIEGVSSDYRDEFTDFIRLLRRALPEGAELSVAVAANPNGWKTGWHGFYDYAALAPNADYLMIMAYDESWEGSEPGPVASLGFVDRSIRYALKQGIPKSKIVVGLNFYGRIWKTDSAANSEGRVIRGLGISNVRVPPLLEKYKGQVTYDEASQSPRAVIRIPAGAVEYVGETKLTAGTYTIWFENERSLKAKLRLVSEHGIKGSGSWSLNQETKDVWDYYALWVNGTYFTDVGRGFWAESEILAMTEKGWMQGVGATKFAPQGSLTRAQAAVILVRALGLQEETPSSKAFADVPARHWAKKEIELAREYGFLEGVAPGRFAPDAPITREQLAAMLARIFELAPDAESEAAAAAFADVAPGAYYYDAVRAMRQYDIINGVEQGVFGVGRKSTRAEMSVLMNRLRERIEAWNGARAANT
- a CDS encoding type II secretion system F family protein encodes the protein MITLLFYLATACCLTLGASAVLLKRLEGQRVMRRRVGLLLAGSKQADAAKPPGRNQPFAPLAPLYASLRQAVARRMSPKAVRALERKLQEAGRPFQLRAADVRLLQAGCAVGFAAAVGLLCLSLGNSPAAAALFAAAAGAYGGAYPMFYLKAKKKRRAADIDKSMPDFFDLVNVSVEAGLGLDAAILKVCRQMKGPLPDEMARTMEEMQLGKSRREAFGAVRDRVPSEMLRMLMNALIQADQMGIGMSKVLRAQTKSMREHQRQRARETAMKAPVKMLFPMILFIFPVLFIILMGPLVIHFVTEWL
- a CDS encoding type II secretion system F family protein — translated: MNRLLLALLIAAFASWMPSHAQPAAAAPEGERDVIVIVDGQPVESASFDVRQGKVYVDAAAYVEQFGGTYEVRANTGNAVMNGVEMPTVWTNGRAYVHIRDVASIRRTETVEWDAAAGIVYVRSAAPRAVNVPLFAALFASCTVAAYSVMKKSTRRSALAGRVQTLMAEGIVKPAAQGGRPAKPKPALSPTRRWLAAAGAPLRRLPAARKHEKLLQQAGLTLRPEELFALRLFAAAAAAMLGTAPFGAPAAFAPLYGAAGFLAPLWYVRRKAARRMDRFGEQLPVAIGIMTTSIRAGFSFMQAMQLSGKEMSDPLGAEFTKTIQEIQFGVSFEEALRRMTDRVTDPNLGILVTALLVQHGTGGNLAQILDTIQETIEERARMKEEINTLTSQGKLSSIIITFLPIGLFFLLQLINPSYFEPMLSHPLGWFMLGIAAAMTLLGWLFIRKIVKIEV
- a CDS encoding CpaF family protein, with protein sequence MSLLERIQKQQGDGQPSTAPPPSAVELLKNELKAKLQTYLLQELRSDELNDPRTVRRKVKELSETFFSAETERLGAAEEQHLIEETVDEVTGYGPITIFIKDPEVSEIMVNGPNQIFVEKGGKLVRTRQAFRDDRHVLQVIEKIVAPLGRRIDESAPMVDARLPDGSRVNAVIPPLALNGPTLTIRKFPTKRLEIGDLVRYGTLSPNMAKFLEGCIVARLNLFISGGTGSGKTTLLNVLSSFIPSDERIITIEDAAELKLHQEHVVSLETRPPNVEGKGAVTIRDLVRNSLRMRPERIIIGEVRSAEALDMLQAMNTGHDGSLATGHANSPRDMLARLETMVLMSGMELPVRAIREQIAGAIDLIVQQTRMKDGSRKITHITEVLGMEGDTIVLQDIFVFRQTGAKPDGTIIGDFAPTGIRPQCLEKLDRYGIAIPPEWFWEG
- a CDS encoding AAA family ATPase yields the protein MKWFGLSKRDDWRAALDRRLPEPALWTDDPLQLPAMLAGETPAVLVVQKDPEWDAYELTRSLTEGDPLLFAVIAAEPERIDYKLAIEAGAADVLTDPDDAAGMEQLMLRLNRLAELKKRVARDGRLDAKGAKIVTVCSTKGGVGKTTMTVNLAAAFNRMKRKVLIVDLDLQFGDVSILLDIKPRFTIYDWVKESTASDRAIAANYVNVHQSGISVMSAPSKPELADLITGKHVERLLQEMRTRFDVILIDTPPSFVETSLQALEQSDDILLVTTAELPTLKNVRTGTETLQALELKERVKIILNREGGAEGLDPKTIEQILGTPVFARVVNDYKSVAPSHNEGVPFIFSAPSAPVSKNVLAIADALLPANGAEETQPVGWRHFFSRFKKGKKAASLKKGG
- the cpaB gene encoding Flp pilus assembly protein CpaB, whose amino-acid sequence is MNPRRIWLWSALFGLAAALLLYQLLVPETTSPPIAAEEPAGDDAQQPPAAEAPKLLPIAEGMRAVSFPVDPSQGVNGFIRPGDYVDLVAVAPGADGAQSGSLLLTNARVLAVDQRTEAGDEPGTYSILTVEVSPEQGVRLAQALRQGSIAAMLRGTP